The Polyangium aurulentum genomic interval GGCGAGCGTGAAAGGGTATTGGCCGACCGGGTAGTCGGCGTCCGCGGTGAAGGTGGCGTCGCCCCGATTGAACAGGACGCTCACGGAGCTCGAGTCCGCGTTGAGGACCGCGAGGTCGGCCTTGCCGTCGCCATTCAGATCGGCCACCGCAATCCCCCTCGGGGTCGTGCCGACGGGGAAGTCCGGCTGCTGGGCGAAGGAGAGGCCGTCGCCCGCGTTGAGCAGCACGACCACGGAGTTCGATTCCGTGCTGGCGACGGCGAGGTCCGGCTTGCCGTCGCCGTTCAGGTCCCCCGCCGCGATCGCCCTCGGGTGCTGCGCCGTGCCCACGTTCAGCGCGCCGACGAGCGTCCCGTCGCCCGGGCCGAACATCACGGCCACGGCGTTGTCGAAGAAGTTCGCGGTCGCGACGTCGAGCTTGCCGTCGCCGTTCAGATCGACCGTTGCGACGGCCATCGGGCCCATCGACGTGAAGTAGGGGGGGAGGAAGGGGAATTCGCCCTTGCCCGGGTTGACGAGCACGTCCGTGCGCATGCTCCGGAAGAGCAGATCGGCCTTGCCGTCGCCGGTCACGTCGCTCGCGACGGCCCACCTCGGGAAGTTGCTCACCCCGTGCAGGACCGCCGGGGCGAAGAAGCCGCTCCCCTGGTTGGTGAGCACGTTGATCCCGTTCTCGGTCGGGACGACCAGCTCGGGCTTGTCGTCCTCGTCGAGATCCGCAATGGCGACCTCGTACGACGCCGCCGTGACGGGGTATTCCGAGGGCGCCCCGAAGGCGCCGCCGCCCGTGTTGCGCAGCACGCTCACATTCTTCAGGTGAGACGCGACGATATCGAGCTGCCCGTCGCCGGTCACGTCGCCCACGACGACCTGGTTCATGCCGAGCGCGACCGGATAGGCTACCTGCGCGGCCAGGCTGCCATTGCCACCGTTGCGCAGAATGCTGATGGTGCTGGCATTGGCGACCGCGAGATCGAGCCATCCGTCGCCGTCCAGATCGCCCATGGCGACCGCGCGCGGGAGATCCTCGACGGCGTGCGTCACCGGGGCCGCGAAGGTGCCGTCGCCGTTGTTCAAGAGCAGGTCGACCGACGCGTTCGAGCTCGTCGTGACGGCGAGATCGAGCTTGCCGTCGCCGTTCAGATCGCCCGCGGCGACCGCGGTCGGGTTCCAGCCCACGGCGTAGCTCTCGAAGGGCGCGAAGGTGCCGTCACCCTCGTTCATGAGCACGTGCACTTGATTGCTCATGTACTGGGCGACCACGACGTCGGCCTTGCCGTCGCCGTTCAGATCTCCGACCGCGGGGCGGCGAAGGTCGGCCCCGACTTTGTAGAGGACCTCCTCCTCGAAATGGCCTTTCCCGAGGTTTCTCGACACGTGGACGGTGTCCTGGTTCTCGTGAATGCCGACGAGGTCGGGTAGGCCATCGCCGTCGACGTCCCCGAGCGCCGCGCTCGTGGCGTCGAAGGGCATGAGCGGCAAGCCGGGGAGGCCGACCGTGCCGAAGCAGATGTTCTCCGCGCACAGGCCGGCGATGCACGGAATGCCCTCGGAGCACGCGTTGCCGCACGCCCCGCAGTTTGCGGCGTCGCTCTGCGTGTCGACGCAGCCGTCGCTGCACCGCGTCTCCGCGGTCGGGCATGCGTCGCTGCCGCCCGCGCCGGTCGACGAGGTCGCGTCGCCCGAGGACGAAGCGCCGATGACGTCGTCGGAAGGGAGCTGGACCGCGCAGGCCGCGGCGCCGGCGAGCCCGAACGAGCAGAGGGAAGCTGCGGCGAGGAGCGCCCTTCCACGGAGCGTGGTTCGCGTGTGCATGACGGCGGAGCGTACAGCACCCGCGCGCTCGCCGGCGCGTCATGATTGCCCTTTCGCCGTCGAGCGGATAGCTTCGCGCGCCATGCGCTTCCCCGCCATTCGCCGCATTCCTTTCGGTTTCCCTCTGCTCACCGCCCTCGCCGTGCTCGCCGGTTGCGGCGACGGCGGCAACCCGCCCCAGGGCGGCGCGGGCGGCGCGGGCGGCGCGGGCGGCGCGGGCGGCGCGGGCGCGGGCTTTCCCGCCCCCGAGGTCGCAGGCACCCCCGAGACTGACGCGCTCGCCGACGCCCCCGCGCGCTGCGGCCAGCCCGCGCACGCCTGGCGAAGGGACGCAGACCTCGGCCAGGTCACGGCCCACGTCGCGAAAGGCACGTACACGAAGGCCCTCCTGCAGACCCTCGCGGCCGAGGCGCTCGGCAGCCTGCCGGTCACGCTCCAATACGACGTCGTGACGTACCTCGTCACCTACACGACGCAGGACCGCGGAGAGCCCGTCGAGGCGACCGCGCTGCTCGCCTGGCCCACGACCGTGCCCGACGACGCCGAGGCGCTGCCCACGCTGGTGGTCCTGCACGGCACGAGCGGGTTCACCGACGGCTGCGGGCCGAGCGTCGAATCCGATCAGTCCGCGCTCGCCGCCGCGCTCGCCTCGGCGGGCTACGTGGTCGTCCTGCCCGATTACATCGGCCTCAAGAACGCGCCGCCCGCGACGGGCTTCTTGCATCCGTACCTCGTTGGACAGGCGACGGCCATTGCCTCGCTCGACGCCGTGCGCGCGGTCGGGCATCTGCCCGAGGACATCCGCGAGGGCGGCGCGAAGGTCTCGCCCCGGGTCGTCGTGGTCGGCGGCTCGCAGGGCGGGCACGCGGCGCTCTGGGTCGACAGGCTCGCACCCTACTACGCGCGCGAGCTCGAGATCGCCGGGATCGCGGCCACCGTGCCGCCCGCGGACATGCTCGGCGAGGCCAGGCTCGCGCTCACCGAGCCGCGCGAGTCGACCGCCAACATCGTGGCCTTCTACGGCGCGAGCGCGGGCTGGTACGGCGCAGAGGACAAGCTCGGCGAGGTGCTCGTCGCGCCCCTCGACAAGGACGTGCCCACGGCCCTGGGCAGCAGCTGCGATCCGGGGGATCTGCTCGCGGGCAAGGGGACCCTCGACGCGATCTTCCAGAAGCCTCTGCTCGACGCCGCCGCCTCGGGCGCGCTCGCGGACTTCGCGCCGTGGGGCTGCATGGCCGGCGAGAATGGGCTCGATACGACCTCGGTCGCGCGCATCCAGAAGGATCCGTCGAGCTACGGCATTCTCTTCATCACGGGCGAGAAGGACACCCTCGTCGATACGGCGACCGAGCGCGCCGCATTCGCGAAGCTGTGCGAGGGGGGCATGCCGATGCAATACCTCGAGTGCGCCGGCGCCTCGCACACGAAGGCCACCACCTGGGCGCTCCCCGAGATCCTCGGGTTCCTGAACGCGCGCCTCGCGGGGGAGCCCTTCCAGAAGCAATGCGCGGCGGGCGCCCCCGTCGTCTGCTCGGCGACGCCCACGCCCTGAGCCCCGGCCGCATGCGCTGGCGTGACTTCTTGCCCGCACCGGGGGTGGGGCCCTGGCAGGGCCTCGAGCTCGAGGTCTTGCGCGACGACCTGCCCGCCGGTGCCCCAGGCTTGCGCGTCGAGGCGGCGAGGCCGGGCCGCGTCCGGATCACCTGCGGCGGCACGCCCGCGATCTGGGCGCACATCGACCCTTCTCACCGAGGCCTCTGGCGCCTCATCGCCCCGCACGCAGGCTCCTGGGAGGTGGTTCCGCCCCTGCGCGCGTCGGACCTCGCCGCCATCGAGGCCCTGCCCGGGAGCGAAGCCTGGTGGAAGGCGTGGGCCCGGCACCTCGCGCGCGCGCTGGTGTCCTCCCCGCGCGGGCCGTTGTACCCGGGGCCGTGGGCGATCACCGCGGCCCGCTCCGTCGACCTGCCGGGCCGGCCGGTGCCCGGGCTGCCCGCCGCGGACCGCTCGCGGCTCGAATGGGTCGAGGCGGTGCGTGAGGGGCTCGACGCCCCCACGCTCGACTGGGAGCCCTGGTGGCTCAGCGGCAGCGGGGGCCTGCTGCGGATGCGCGATCCCAGCGCGGCAGACGCCGGCCGGGTGCGGGCATGGCGCAAGCGGGCGCGCGACGGGACCCTGCCGCCGGCCCTCGTGCTCTGGGTCTCGGGGCTCGACATGTTCCTCCTCCTCGACGGGCACGACCGACTGCAGGCGGCGGCGCAGGAAGGGGTTCCCCCGAGGTTCCTGGTGCTGAGGGCGGTGCGGTGGGTGCCGGAGAGGCCGGACCCGGAGCGGCAGCGGGCGATCGTGGAGGGGATCGAGCGCCAGCGCAGGCTCGCGGGTGGCGCTCGCCTGCTCACGACCGACAAGGAGAACCAGCTCCTGGTGGAGGCTTTCGACGATCGGCCCTGGCTCGTGTTCGCGACCCGCGCCTATCCGCTCCCTGGCGGGGCGGCGGCCTGGGACGAGGAGGTGGGGGCGCAGCCAGGGGTGACACCGGAGCACGGGATCCTCTCCGGGGAGCCGCCGTCAGGCGCTCGCTCCTGACGCGGTCGACCGCGGGGGATGGGCCCCGGTCAGGTCATTGGCAGGCCTTGTGGAAGACGAGCGACCCACCGACGCCGCTCGCATAGCCCCAGACGACATGAAGGGTGTCACCCACCCAATGCAGGGCAGGGGTGAATGCGTAGGCGGTGCTGTCGACGACCTGGACCGGACCCCCGCCCGAGAGCGGGCCGATGCGGACCGGGGTGGTGATGAGGCCGATGCCACCCGACTTGGTGGCGGTCGCGGCCCAGGGGGTGCTGCCGTGCATGGTGAGCGCCGCGCCCTGCGCACTCACGAACGACTCGTCGAGCGGCTTCGCTTTCGTGAAGGAATCGCCCATTCGCTGAGTCCATCCGGCGTAGCCCTGGGTGGAATAGGCGACGTACACCTCGCCGGACGGGGTCACCGCGACGGAGGCCTCCTTGGCTCCCTGCATGGAATATTCGACGTCGATGTCTTGCCACACGCCGCCCACGTCGCTCGCATACAGGACGTTGGTCGTGCTGCTCGCCTGCACGATGTGACGGTGGTCATTGGCGTCCACGACCGCGTCCATGGGGCCCGACCCGCTCGACAGGTAGATGTTCGTGGGCGTGTCGGTCCACATATCGCCCGTGCGCTGGCTCAGGTGAAGGCTGCCGTCCTTGCCGATCCACGCGATCTCGGGGCCCAGCGCGCCCCGCACGAGCGCGCCGGTGAGGGCGTCCGACGCGACCGTGCTCGTGGTCCAGACGCCGCCCTCCAGGGCGGAATGCTGGAGCTGCCACGAGCCGCCGTCGATCCAGGTGACGTGAATGACGCCATTGAGAACGACGATGCTCGGCCAGTACGGCGTGCCCGCCGGCGTGGCGATGGAGGTCTTCTGGGCATCGCCGCCCGCGGCAGGCCAGCGGAGCAGGAAGACCTCGGCCTTGTCCGTGACCACGCCGACGAGGTCTCCCGCGTGGTCCGCGATCGCCAGGACACGCTCGACGCCCTTCGATGTGCCACGATCGATGCCGTTGAAGCTGTTCAGGCCCGGGGTGCACGTGAGCGGCATGGGCATGGGCTCCGGCCCCGCGTCCGCCCCCGCGTCCTCGTCCGGCGTCGCCGCATCGACGCCCGCATCCATCTGCGCGCCGCCGCCGCTTCCGC includes:
- a CDS encoding FG-GAP-like repeat-containing protein, encoding MHTRTTLRGRALLAAASLCSFGLAGAAACAVQLPSDDVIGASSSGDATSSTGAGGSDACPTAETRCSDGCVDTQSDAANCGACGNACSEGIPCIAGLCAENICFGTVGLPGLPLMPFDATSAALGDVDGDGLPDLVGIHENQDTVHVSRNLGKGHFEEEVLYKVGADLRRPAVGDLNGDGKADVVVAQYMSNQVHVLMNEGDGTFAPFESYAVGWNPTAVAAGDLNGDGKLDLAVTTSSNASVDLLLNNGDGTFAAPVTHAVEDLPRAVAMGDLDGDGWLDLAVANASTISILRNGGNGSLAAQVAYPVALGMNQVVVGDVTGDGQLDIVASHLKNVSVLRNTGGGAFGAPSEYPVTAASYEVAIADLDEDDKPELVVPTENGINVLTNQGSGFFAPAVLHGVSNFPRWAVASDVTGDGKADLLFRSMRTDVLVNPGKGEFPFLPPYFTSMGPMAVATVDLNGDGKLDVATANFFDNAVAVMFGPGDGTLVGALNVGTAQHPRAIAAGDLNGDGKPDLAVASTESNSVVVLLNAGDGLSFAQQPDFPVGTTPRGIAVADLNGDGKADLAVLNADSSSVSVLFNRGDATFTADADYPVGQYPFTLAAADLDGDGKVDLVVSNSSDNTFSTLLNGGDGTFAARTDYATCTKPRALAVGDVNGDGKPEVAVACENEGIQVYHNGGNGLFDADTYYPDLAEYRAITIVDLDGDTRPDLAAADGVSVHVKLNTGEWHFGPRKRYDTYGGMYAFAVGDMNGDDRPDLVLADGGSRVKVMLDACLP
- a CDS encoding lipase family protein, with protein sequence MRFPAIRRIPFGFPLLTALAVLAGCGDGGNPPQGGAGGAGGAGGAGGAGAGFPAPEVAGTPETDALADAPARCGQPAHAWRRDADLGQVTAHVAKGTYTKALLQTLAAEALGSLPVTLQYDVVTYLVTYTTQDRGEPVEATALLAWPTTVPDDAEALPTLVVLHGTSGFTDGCGPSVESDQSALAAALASAGYVVVLPDYIGLKNAPPATGFLHPYLVGQATAIASLDAVRAVGHLPEDIREGGAKVSPRVVVVGGSQGGHAALWVDRLAPYYARELEIAGIAATVPPADMLGEARLALTEPRESTANIVAFYGASAGWYGAEDKLGEVLVAPLDKDVPTALGSSCDPGDLLAGKGTLDAIFQKPLLDAAASGALADFAPWGCMAGENGLDTTSVARIQKDPSSYGILFITGEKDTLVDTATERAAFAKLCEGGMPMQYLECAGASHTKATTWALPEILGFLNARLAGEPFQKQCAAGAPVVCSATPTP